The Arachis duranensis cultivar V14167 chromosome 2, aradu.V14167.gnm2.J7QH, whole genome shotgun sequence genome has a window encoding:
- the LOC107474120 gene encoding uncharacterized protein LOC107474120, translated as MMPDQYGKKVGSDRNSNKNSCHDKDSETNVQALLHHRSLSDDEQKLNVSKVVTSNETKREVDRVFTFDEVFEGQCYHRPPLLNGTNYLYWKNRMAIWIKSQDLRIWDVIENGNHVPIKTTSKEVGEVETSTEELKPKSEWTDDHYKKVSFNFKAINYLHCAITQNDYMMICTCETAKEIWDKLSITHEGIGHVKQSKISHLVHEYELFRMKEDEKIEDMFGRFSNIIASLNLLGRKIPEREVVRKILRSLTPQWNSKVIAIKEGINYDGLTYDQLRGNLITHEITFLKKS; from the exons ATGATGCCAGATCAGTACGGCAAGAAAGTTGGATCAGATCGGAACTCTAATAAGAATAGCTGTCACGACAAAGATAGCGAGACTAACGTCCAAGCTTTGCTTCACCAcag GTCATTAAGCGATGATGAACAGAAATTGAATGTTTCTAAAGTGGTGACAAGTAATGAAACCAAACGGGAAGTAGATAGAGTATTCACCTTTGACGAG GTTTTTGAAGGACAATGTTATCATCGTCCTCCTCTCCTAAATGGCACCAACTACCTCTATTGGAAGAATAGAATGGCAATTTGGATCAAGTCGCAAGATTTAAGAATTTGGGATGTCATCGAAAATGGAAACCATGTTCCGATAAAGACAACATCAAAGGAAGTGGGAGAAGTTGAAACGTCAACCGAAGAACTTAAACCAAAAAGTGAATGGACCGATGACCACTATAAAAAGGTCTCATTCAATTTCAAGGCAATCAACTATCTTCATTGCGCCATCACACAAAATGACTACATGATGATTTGTACGTGTGAAACGGCAAAGGAGATATGGGATAAGTTGAGTATAACACATGAAGGAATAGGTCATGTAAAACAATCAAAGATTTCCCACCTTGTTCATGAATATGAACTCTTCCGAATGAAGGAAGATGAAAAGATCGAAGACATGTTTGGGAGATTTTCAAACATTATTGCGAGCCTCAACTTGCTAGGAAGAAAGATACCAGAAAGAGAAGTTGTGAGAAAAATTCTGAGGAGCCTAACGCCGCAATGGAACTCCAAGGTGATTGCCATAAAAGAAGGGATAAATTATGATGGTCTCACCTATGACCAATTGAGAGGTAATCTAATTACACATGAGATTACTTTCCTTAAGAAGTCATAA